In Hyphomicrobium denitrificans 1NES1, the genomic stretch ATGGGAGGGGAACTTAGCGGCGCCAATGATGCCATAGGCGAGCGCGCCGAGATGACGCTTCAGCCAAGCCGGCGTCGCCCGGGCGACGCTCGCGGAGATGCCGAGTGCCGCCGTGTTCAAGAAATAGTCTTGATTCACTAGAGCGAGGTCGATATCGGCGACCTTTCCCTGAGTGATGGCTTGGACGGCGCCGTCGAGCGACAGCGGCAAGCCGATCGTCCGGGCAAAGCTATTCGCGGTGCCGAGCGGCAGCAGCCCGAGCACGACGTCGCGGTGTGCGAATTCATCGACCACCGAGCTCAGTGTGCCATCGCCGCCGCCGATCACGATTAGCCGATGACCCTCTGCGACGACCTCGTGCACGATCTCCTGCAAGCGCACCGGATCACGCACCGGATAGGATGCATCGAGGGTGAATCCATGCTTGGCGAGCAGATCCCTGGCGCGCCCATAAGCACGAGCACCGTGCCGCGAGTGCGTGTTGACCACCAGCACGGCTCGTCGCTCGCGGCGGATCTGTTCTTCGCGCGATTGCTTACGGGTGGTGGCCATTGAGGTCACGGAAGTTCCTGAGAGGACGTCGGAGCGGGTCGCGAGGCGGTCAGGTTGCGAGCCGCAGGTGGCTGCGGCGGTCCAAGCGCCGCGGTCCAGAGCGGCACGAGCGCAGCGAGGCCCGCGCAGATGGCGACGATGTCTAACGACACCGCAGCGCCATGAAGCGCGTCCCGCAGCGGCGCAAACCAGAGGAGGCCGGCCGCGAAGAGGAAGGCGGCGCCGATCCACATGAGCAGCACGCCGTTTCGCAGGAGGCTGACTGGGTTCCGCACCCCGCCTGCCATTGCCAGGCCGAGCGCGGCGTGGCCGATCATCCAGGTCACGAGCGCCACCGTGCGCGCCCCGGAGAGGCCGAAGCGGTCGAGGCCGATCCAGAAGGAGGCGAAGACGATAGCCGCAAGCGTAACGCCACCCGCGAGCAGCCCCAGGACCATGCCGTGATCGAAGAAACGGGCGTCGGGGTCGCGCGGCGGCCGGCACATGACATCTGGCTCGGCGGGCTGACCGACGAAGGCGAGCGAGGCGCCGAGATCCATGAACAACTCGAGCACGACGATCTGGACCGGCGTGAAGGGCAACGGCAGTCCCAGGATCGCCGCCGCCGCGCTCGCCAGCACAAGGGCGACCTTGACCGCCAGATAGTAACGGATCGCTTTGCGGAAGTTGTCGTAGAGCCTTCTGCCCTCGCGCACGGCTTCGACCAGCGTGGCGAAGCTGTCGTCGGTGAGGACGACCTGCGCCGCCTGCCGTGCAACGTCGCTGCCGACCCGCCCCATCGCGACGCCAACGGCGGCGGCGCGCAAAGCCGGCGCGTCGTTCACGCCGTCGCCGGTGACCATCACGACCTCGCCAGCCTCGGTGAGCGCCGAGACGATGCGCAGCTTGTCCGCCGGCTCCGCTCGCGCCACGATGGCGCCGTCCGCAGTCCGTCGCGCGAGGGTATTGGCGTCGAGCCCCTGCAGCTCGGCGCCAGTAAGTATGTGTGCGTGACGGATGCCCGCCTCGGCGGCAACCGTCAGTGCCGTGCTCGGCTGATCGCCCGTGATGATCGAGACGCTAATGCCCGCACTGCCGAGGGCTGCCATGGCGGCCGGAACCGCGGCGCGGACCGGGTCCCGCAACACGACAAGTCCCTCCAGAACGAGCTCGGTCTCCGAGACGTCGCGCGAGGGCGGTTGGGCAGCGAGCATCCGCGACGCGATCGCGAGGATGCGGCCGCCGCGCCCGCGCTCGGCAGCGGCCCGAAGAAACGTCGCACGCATCGGCTCGTCGAGGGGGCGAACGCCGTCGCCATCGCGCCAAGCCGAGCAGCGCTCAAGCACGGCTTCGGGCGCGCCCTTGATGCCTATCTCGACGCGGCCATCGGCGACCGCCGCGTAGCCGGAGGCAAGGCGACGGGTTTGGTCGAATGGAAAATGTTGCTCGGTGGCCCGCGTGATTCCGTGCCCTTCGGCAGCCGACCTGATGGCCCGGTCGATCGGGTCGATCATGGCGGGCTCGCTCGCCAGCGCGGCGCTGCACAGAACCCGATCGATCGTCTCTGGCGGCGTTGCGCGGTGCCCGGCCAAGGTGACGGCAGGGATTGTGTCGGTGAGCGCCATCCGGTTCTCGGTCAGCGTGCCGGTCTTGTCGGTGCAGACGACAGTTACCGCGCCGAGCGTCTCGGCGGCTACGAGGCGACGGACGATGGCGCCGCGGCGTGCGAGCCTCAGGCTGCCCAGCCCAAGCACGACCACGATCAGCACAGGTAGCTCCTCCGGAATCGTGGCGAAGGCGAGCGATAGGCCCGTGAGGAGCATCTCCTTGGGGGATTGCCCGGCGGCAATGCCGATCAGCGGAATGAGCACACTGACGCCGATCGCCGCCCACAACAGCGTCCGCGCGAGCTCGCCCATGCGCAGCTGCAGCGGCGTCTTCGGCTGCTTCGTCTCCGCGACCAGCCCGGCGATGCGCCCGAGCGTCGAAGCTGCACCGGTGGCGGTGACGACCGCGCGGCCGGCGCCGCGCACGATTGCGGTGCCGGCCAGAAGGGCGACGGACTCCGGATCGCCGGCTCCGCGGGGCACGGGCTCCGATTCGCCGGTAACCAGGGACTCGTCAGCGGCTAAATCCTGGCTCTCGACCAGCCGGGCGTCGGCCGGCACACGCGAGCCGGCGCGAAGCTCGATCAGGTCGCCCGGCACGAGCGCCTCGATCGGGATGTCGGCGAGCGCGCCGTCGCGCCAGACCAGGACCTTTGGCTCGGCAAGGGCTGAGAGCGCGGCGACAGCGCGCCCGGCCCGCCACTCTATGGCCGCCTCCGTCAGCGCGACCAGGCCGATCACGCCGAAGACGATGAGGGCATCGTGCAGCTCGCCGAACACGGCGTAGAGGCTGCCGACGGCGAGGAGCAGGAGCACAAGAGGTTCGCGCAGCGACTCGAGAAGCTCGCTCCACAGGCTTTCCCGATCCCGGGCTGGAATCCGATTAGGTCCGATCTCTGCGAGACGTCGGCCTGCCTCCGCTGTCGTCAGTCCCCTTGCTTCGACAGCAAAATCGGGGTCGATCACGGCTCTTCTCACATTGCCGGATTGGGAAGCAATCGAAGAGCCGGCTGAGGCCGGGGCGTCAGCCGCAGGGTTCCCCGCATGGCTATGGCGACGGCTCCGCATCATCCGCGGCTCCGACGCCCGAGGAGGCGAGCTGCGAGCTCGGTCAAAAGGAGAATGGCCGCCGACACAGCGAGCCACAGCAGCGCCAGGATGGGACCGCCGAAATCCCGAACGAGGTGCAGCGCCCAAGTGATCGGTTCGGCGAGAACAATGGGTGCGCCCAAGTCTTTCCGGAGGCTCATCGACTGCGCCAGCAGCCAATCGCTGGACA encodes the following:
- a CDS encoding diacylglycerol/lipid kinase family protein — its product is MATTRKQSREEQIRRERRAVLVVNTHSRHGARAYGRARDLLAKHGFTLDASYPVRDPVRLQEIVHEVVAEGHRLIVIGGGDGTLSSVVDEFAHRDVVLGLLPLGTANSFARTIGLPLSLDGAVQAITQGKVADIDLALVNQDYFLNTAALGISASVARATPAWLKRHLGALAYGIIGAAKFPSHRPFRCRITEDGRVTELDALQVILANGRYHGGVLVAHRADVESRDVLVQIVTAANRWNLVRAWLGVARGRPLDMSIAHELTVRDAVLETDTPQYVSVDGEVTARTPIRISIAAEALKLMVPLEFQDRD
- a CDS encoding cation-translocating P-type ATPase yields the protein MIDPDFAVEARGLTTAEAGRRLAEIGPNRIPARDRESLWSELLESLREPLVLLLLAVGSLYAVFGELHDALIVFGVIGLVALTEAAIEWRAGRAVAALSALAEPKVLVWRDGALADIPIEALVPGDLIELRAGSRVPADARLVESQDLAADESLVTGESEPVPRGAGDPESVALLAGTAIVRGAGRAVVTATGAASTLGRIAGLVAETKQPKTPLQLRMGELARTLLWAAIGVSVLIPLIGIAAGQSPKEMLLTGLSLAFATIPEELPVLIVVVLGLGSLRLARRGAIVRRLVAAETLGAVTVVCTDKTGTLTENRMALTDTIPAVTLAGHRATPPETIDRVLCSAALASEPAMIDPIDRAIRSAAEGHGITRATEQHFPFDQTRRLASGYAAVADGRVEIGIKGAPEAVLERCSAWRDGDGVRPLDEPMRATFLRAAAERGRGGRILAIASRMLAAQPPSRDVSETELVLEGLVVLRDPVRAAVPAAMAALGSAGISVSIITGDQPSTALTVAAEAGIRHAHILTGAELQGLDANTLARRTADGAIVARAEPADKLRIVSALTEAGEVVMVTGDGVNDAPALRAAAVGVAMGRVGSDVARQAAQVVLTDDSFATLVEAVREGRRLYDNFRKAIRYYLAVKVALVLASAAAAILGLPLPFTPVQIVVLELFMDLGASLAFVGQPAEPDVMCRPPRDPDARFFDHGMVLGLLAGGVTLAAIVFASFWIGLDRFGLSGARTVALVTWMIGHAALGLAMAGGVRNPVSLLRNGVLLMWIGAAFLFAAGLLWFAPLRDALHGAAVSLDIVAICAGLAALVPLWTAALGPPQPPAARNLTASRPAPTSSQELP